AAAGGAAATTGTGAAAGATGCTATTCATGATCTTTTTATAGAGATCATCAACAATAAGGAGCGTCTGGGCAACACTAACTCCATCAAGTACTACCTCTTCAAATCTCTGCGCAATAAACTGGTGAAAGTCCTTACCAAAATGACTAAGGAGCAATCCGGGGACATGGGTGATGCCTATCCCTTTGCTATATCCCTCTCTCCTGAGCTGGTGTTGATCAATCAGCAGATAGATGAAGAGAAGAGAAGCATGATTGCGGCAAAACTTAATGAATTGCCACCTCTTCAGAAGGAAGCCCTTCTCTTATTCTACTACGAAGGTTTAAAATACGATCAGATTGCGAGCCTTCTCGGGATGAAAGTGAAGTCTGCCAGGGCGCTGGTGTATCGTGGAATCGATTCCATGAGTAAGCTCCTCATTCCTGTTCGCAAGAACCTCTTGTGACGTTAACCCTATTGGGAATATCATAACAAATCGAAGTTTATTCTACATTCGTCACAAAATATGGAATAATATTTTGTTAAAAACACATTTATTTCAATTAGCTATGGTCATTTACCTCGAAAAGGTCTTTTACTTATAGTATTGATCAAAAACCGTTGATGGATTTTAAAGAATTTGAGGTAGGAGACTTTCTCCAAAATGAGTTTTTCGTGGACTGGGTGATACATCAGCACCCGGAAGCGGATC
This Marinoscillum sp. 108 DNA region includes the following protein-coding sequences:
- a CDS encoding RNA polymerase sigma factor, whose translation is MENPYLDSSVDRGIFDKKYPSLSEATVDDEVVWEKFKKGDKAALTFIYRNYANPLYNYGCQLTSKEIVKDAIHDLFIEIINNKERLGNTNSIKYYLFKSLRNKLVKVLTKMTKEQSGDMGDAYPFAISLSPELVLINQQIDEEKRSMIAAKLNELPPLQKEALLLFYYEGLKYDQIASLLGMKVKSARALVYRGIDSMSKLLIPVRKNLL